One window from the genome of Sphingomicrobium arenosum encodes:
- a CDS encoding alpha-ketoacid dehydrogenase subunit beta — MNMIQALNDAHKVAMRADNDVVVFGEDAGYFGGVFRVTEGLQKEFGKTRAFDAPISENGIAAVAVGMAAYGLKPLIEIQFADYIYPAYDQIVSEVAKMRYRTAGEWTMPMVIRSPYGGGIYGGQTHSQSPESLFTHIAGLKVVVPSNPYDAKGLLLAAVEDPDPVIFFEPKRIYNGPFSGHHDQPVVPWSKAENSEVPEGHYTVPLGKANVVREGEALTVLTYGTMVHVTAAAMEEADVDAEIVDLRTLVPLDIETIEASVKKTGRCLIVHEAPRTSGFGAELSALVTERCFYHLEAPVERVTGWDTPYPHSYEWTYFPGPARIKTALKKVMAD, encoded by the coding sequence ATGAACATGATCCAGGCGCTCAACGATGCGCACAAGGTCGCCATGCGCGCCGATAACGACGTCGTCGTCTTCGGCGAGGATGCGGGCTATTTCGGCGGCGTCTTCCGCGTCACCGAGGGCCTCCAGAAGGAATTCGGCAAGACCCGCGCCTTCGACGCACCGATCAGCGAAAACGGCATCGCCGCCGTCGCAGTCGGGATGGCCGCTTATGGCCTCAAGCCCCTGATCGAGATCCAGTTCGCCGATTACATCTACCCCGCCTACGACCAGATCGTCAGCGAGGTCGCCAAGATGCGCTATCGCACGGCTGGCGAATGGACGATGCCGATGGTGATCCGCTCGCCTTATGGCGGCGGGATCTATGGCGGTCAGACGCACAGCCAGAGCCCCGAGAGTCTGTTCACCCACATCGCGGGGCTGAAGGTCGTGGTGCCGTCCAACCCCTATGACGCCAAGGGCCTGCTGCTCGCCGCCGTCGAGGATCCCGACCCCGTGATCTTCTTCGAGCCCAAGCGCATCTACAACGGTCCCTTCTCGGGCCATCACGACCAGCCGGTCGTGCCCTGGTCGAAGGCCGAGAACAGCGAGGTGCCCGAGGGCCATTATACCGTGCCGCTCGGCAAGGCGAACGTGGTCCGCGAAGGCGAGGCGCTCACCGTCCTCACCTATGGCACCATGGTCCATGTGACCGCGGCGGCGATGGAAGAAGCCGATGTCGATGCCGAGATCGTCGACCTGCGCACGCTGGTGCCGCTCGACATCGAGACGATCGAGGCGTCGGTGAAAAAGACCGGCCGCTGCCTCATCGTCCATGAAGCCCCGCGCACCTCGGGCTTCGGCGCCGAATTGTCAGCGCTGGTGACCGAACGCTGCTTCTATCATCTCGAAGCGCCGGTCGAGCGCGTGACGGGTTGGGACACCCCCTACCCGCATAGCTACGAATGGACCTATTTCCCGGGCCCCGCCCGCATCAAGACTGCATTGAAGAAAGTGATGGCCGACTGA
- a CDS encoding 3-methyl-2-oxobutanoate dehydrogenase (2-methylpropanoyl-transferring) subunit alpha, with protein MSSSETRTNRPALKLHVPEPAYRPGDTPDYSNVTVPAAGEAPRPDSACDDKDTIPLTTHLVRVLDDDGKAVGPWDPKLDVEVLKKIYRDMVTVRIFDDRMYRAQRQGKTSFYMKCTGEEAIATSAAAAMDAEDIHFPTYRQQGLLVSRGYPLVKMMCQIYSNAGDHMKGRQLPIMYSDKEKGFFSISGNLATQFPQAVGWAMASAIKGDSRIAMGWIGDGATAEGDFHAAMTFASVYQAPVILACVNNQWAISSFSGIAGAEQATFASRAVGYGMAGLRVDGNDVLAVYAAVRWAAERARSNNGPTFIEFFTYRAEGHSTSDDPTGYRPKEESEAWPLGDPILRLKQHLVGLGAWDDAQDKALEEETSATVRAAQKEAEKLGVLSEQGDEGKETMFEDVYADMPWHIAEQRDAALKEGE; from the coding sequence ATGTCATCAAGCGAAACGCGGACCAATCGGCCTGCGCTGAAATTGCACGTTCCCGAACCGGCCTATCGTCCCGGCGATACGCCCGACTATTCGAACGTCACCGTCCCCGCCGCAGGCGAAGCGCCGCGCCCCGACAGCGCGTGCGACGACAAGGACACGATCCCGCTCACGACCCATCTCGTCCGCGTCCTCGACGATGACGGCAAGGCGGTCGGCCCGTGGGATCCCAAGCTCGATGTCGAAGTGCTGAAGAAGATCTACCGCGACATGGTTACGGTCCGCATCTTCGATGACCGTATGTATCGCGCCCAGCGACAGGGCAAGACCAGCTTCTACATGAAGTGTACCGGCGAGGAGGCGATCGCCACCAGCGCCGCTGCCGCGATGGACGCCGAGGACATCCACTTCCCGACCTATCGCCAGCAGGGACTGCTCGTAAGCCGCGGCTATCCGCTCGTGAAGATGATGTGCCAAATCTATTCGAACGCGGGCGATCATATGAAGGGCCGCCAGCTGCCGATCATGTATTCGGACAAGGAGAAGGGCTTTTTCTCCATCTCGGGCAATCTCGCCACGCAATTTCCGCAGGCGGTCGGCTGGGCCATGGCCAGCGCGATCAAGGGCGACAGCCGGATCGCGATGGGCTGGATCGGCGACGGTGCGACGGCGGAGGGCGACTTCCACGCCGCCATGACCTTCGCCTCGGTCTACCAGGCCCCCGTCATCCTCGCCTGCGTCAACAATCAGTGGGCGATCAGCTCGTTCAGCGGCATCGCGGGCGCCGAACAGGCCACATTCGCCAGCCGCGCCGTGGGCTATGGCATGGCGGGGCTGCGCGTCGACGGCAATGACGTGCTCGCCGTCTATGCCGCCGTCCGCTGGGCCGCCGAGCGCGCGCGCTCGAACAACGGCCCGACCTTCATCGAATTCTTCACCTACCGCGCCGAGGGCCATTCGACCTCGGATGATCCCACCGGCTACCGCCCCAAGGAAGAGAGCGAGGCCTGGCCGCTCGGTGATCCGATCCTGCGCCTCAAGCAGCACCTCGTCGGCCTCGGCGCATGGGATGACGCTCAGGACAAGGCGCTCGAGGAGGAAACCTCCGCCACCGTCCGCGCCGCGCAGAAGGAAGCTGAGAAATTGGGCGTCCTTTCCGAACAGGGTGACGAGGGCAAGGAGACGATGTTCGAGGACGTCTATGCCGACATGCCTTGGCATATCGCCGAACAGCGCGATGCCGCGCTGAAGGAGGGCGAATAA